The nucleotide sequence GCGTATGGAGTCCCTTCGGCGTGGGCGCGACCCACGTGACCTTGCCCGCCGTCCGGGGAGAAACCATTCACGACGCGATTCACACCTACGGCGTGACGCATCTGGCCGCTGCGCCCACGGTGTTGAGCATGATCACCGACCCCGCCACCGCCCGGCGCACCCCCCGCCCCGTGCGGGTGGCGACGGCCGGCAGTCCGCCGCATGCCCGCACCATCGCGGATATGAGCGCGCTGGGCTTTGACGTGGTGCAGGTGTACGGCCTCACCGAGACCAGCCCGCTGATCACCGTAGCGGAGCTCTCGGACGCGGAACGGGCCCTGCCCATTCCCGAACGGGCCGCGCTTATCGCCAAGCAGGGCTTTGAGATGCTGCTCGCCGGGGAGGTGGAGGTGATGACCCCCGAGCTGACGCCCATTCCACACGACGGGCAGACGCTCGGGGAGATCATGGTGCGCGGCAACCTGGTGATGAAGGGCTACCTCGACAACCCGGAAGCGACCGAAAAGGCGTTTGAGGGCGGCTGGTTCCACACCGGGGATGTCGCGGTCGTCCATCCGAACGGCCGCATCGAGATTCGCGACCGCAACAAGGACGTCATCATCTCCGGCGGTGAGAACATCAGCTCGGTGGAGGTCGAAGGCGTGCTGTATGCGCACCCTGCCGTCCGCGAGGCCGTCGTGGTCGCGCACCCCGACGAGAAGTGGGGCGAAGTGCCCTGTGCCTTTATCGCCCTACACGCCGGGCAGCAGGCTAGCCCTGAAGAATTGACCGCCCACGTCCGTCAGCATCTTGCCGGCTACAAGGTGCCCAAGCACTACATCTTCCGTGACGACCTGCCCAAGACCGCCAGCGGCAAATTCCAGAAGTTCCTGCTGAGAAAGGAACTGTGGGAGGGCCGGGAACGGGCGGTGAACTAGCGCCCAGCTCGCCAGGACGCTGCCCCTGCGGGCGGCGTTCTGTGTCTTCACGGGGTTTATGCCCTTACCCGCTGCCTCGCCCATGCTGGGAGCTAGACTGTGGAAGAGTGTACGCACTCGCACCACAACACTTTTTTTGACTTGTTGCTGGACGTGCCGGGCGAGGGGATCGCCCTGTGACGTCCTACAGGAACCGAAAGGAAGGGCCACATGATCATCGTGTATGTCATTCTGGCGCTCCTGGCGGGGTTGGCGGGCGGGTTTCTCCGGGGGCAGTCGCGGGGGCGGCAGCAGCGGGCAGCCATCGACGACCAGCTTCAGCAGGCCGCGCAGGCCGAGGCGCAGCGCCTTCGCGCCGAGGCAGAACAGGACGTGCGGCTGCTGCGCGAGCAGGCCGAGCGCCAGGCCGCCCAGCAGCTACAGGCCGCAGCGCGCCGTCTCCAAGAGGCCGACGAGCGGGAGCGTCAAACCACCCTCCAACTGGAGGCCGAACGCGAACAGCTTCAGCTGCTGCGCAGGCAGATCGAGGCCGAGCGCACCCGAGCGCTTCAAGACGCCGCCCGGGAACGCGAGGCGCTGAACGCCGAACGTCAGGAAACCCGCCGCGAACGCGAGGAACTCAAGCGCGAGATCGAGCGCCTCAACCGCCGCGCCGAGCAGCTTGACGCGCGGGGCGACAAGCTGGACGCGCTGGAAGAACGCCTGGAAGGGCAACTGCGCGCTCTCCAGGCGCAGGAGGCAGAGCTGGCGGAGCGCGCCCGACAGACCGAACTCAAACGCTACGAGGTGGCGGGCCTCACCAAGGAGGCGGCCCGCGCCCAGATTCTGGAGCAACTCGACGCCGAGCTAGAGGAAGAAAAGGCCATTCGCGTTCGGGCGATGACCGAGCGCGCCACCGCCGACGCCAAGCGTGCCGCCCGTGAGCTGATCGCGCAGGCCATCCAGCGCAGCGCCTCCGAGACGAGCACCCAGCTCAGCGTATCGGTTGTGCCCATCCCCAACGACGCGATGAAGGGCCGCCTGATCGGGCGGGAGGGCCGCAACATCCGGGCGTTTGAGGCGCTGACCGGCGTGGACCTGATCATCGACGACACCCCTGAGGCGGTGATTCTGTCCTCCTTTAATCCCCTGCGGCGTGAGGTCGCGCGGCACGTGCTTGAAGCCCTGGTGGCCGACGGGCGCATTCATCCCACCCGCATCGAGGAGATGGTGCACAAGGCCCAGGACGAGATGAAGACCTTCATCCACACCCAGGGCGAGGAGGCGGCCATCGAGGCGGGCGTCGTGGGCCTCAAGCCGGGGCTGGTCCAACTGCTTGGAAGGATGTATTTTCGCTCGAGCTACGGCCAGAACGTGCTGAAGCACTCCGTACAGGTCGCGCACCTGACCGGCATCATGGCGGACGAACTGGGCCTGGATGCAGCGCTGGCCCGCCGCGCAGGCTTGATGCACGACATCGGCAAGAGCATTGACCGTGAGATCGAGGGCACGCACGTTGAGATCGGCATTCACCTTGCCCGGCGCTTTGGAGAGCCGCCGGAGGTGATCGACGCCATCGCCCACCACCACGACCCAGAAAACGGCGAGACACTGTATTCCGTGCTTGTGGCCGCGGCCGATGCGATCAGCGCCGCCCGGCCAGGGGCGCGGCGCGAGGAACTAGAAGCCTACGTGCGCCGCCTAGAGCAGCTGGAACAGATCGCCGTCTCCTTTCCCGGAGTGCAGCAGGCCTACGCCATTCAGGCGGGCCGGGAGGTGCGCGTGATTGTGCAGCCAGACAAGGTGACCGACGCGCAGGCCACCCTCCTCGCGCGCGAGATCGCCGGGCGCGTCGAGCAGGATATGGAGTACCCCGGCCAGGTGCAGGTGACGGTCGTGCGTGAGAGCCGAGCAACGGGGCTAGCCCGCTAGGCAGCAGCGATTCAAAAAGGGGCAGCCGGCAGATGGGCTGCCCCTTCGCCTTCCCCTCAAGGTGCCGTGCAAGACGGGCGGCACCCCAAGAAGCGCGCGATGTGGGATCAGTAGCGCGGCAGCCCCGCAATGCCCCCGAACTCCTGAACGAGCCGTTTGGCACAGTCGCCGTGCAGCCGCTTGACCTCCAGGCCGTACAGGTCGATCAGATCGGGCAGGACCTCTTCGAGCGTCACCCGCTCCATCAGACTGCCGTCTAGGGGGCTTTCGGTCACGTCTTTCTTGCCGGTGAAGTAGGGCACCTCGCGGTTGTGGCTGCGGTACAGGTGGAACTGTGAGCCGTCTTCCGGAATCACCAACTGGTAGATCCGGGACTGCTGGATCATCTCCAGCACGCGTTCCAGCTCCATCACGCCGTGTTCCTGGATGCGCTCTAGAAGCTGCTCCTCGGTCTTGCGGCGGTGTTCCTCAACGATGGGCCCGATCTTTTCGAGAATTTCCGCCGGGTTGGCCCAGCCTGCCCCACCAACCACGTTCGTCTCGCCGATCACCTCAAAGGACGCAGTCTTGGGGAGTTCGGCCTTGAACTCCGCGACGCGCTGCACCGGCCCAACCAGGATGAGCTGGCGGATCGCCAGGGCGCGCAAGACTCGCTCCAGGCTCTCGACCTGCGCGTTATAAAAACGCTGACGCATCGCGTCTTCACGCGCCTCAAAGAGGTCCGTGCCGCTGTCACTGCGGGGACCGCTGCCCGGCTGGCCTCGCCCCGCCCCCCCGGCGCCGGGTGCTCCGGGGACGTGCCGGGTGCCGGACACCATCGTGTCCCAGCGGTCCCCGTCGTCCAGTCGAACGTTCTCCTCGCTGCGCGCCTCCCGCAGCTCACCCTGGTGCAGGATGAAAAGCCGCGCCCACTCGTGGTCTACCGCCAAGACGGCCACAGTGGGCATCTGCTCCAGGATGCTGTCCAGCAGGGACTTGAGGGGACGGCCATAGTGAAAGCGCTCGGGCAGGTCCGCCTGGATCTCGAAGCGCTCGAAGAACGCCTCACCCACCACGTACAGCGAACTCTTGCCGTGGTGGGTGCGGGCGACCTGCAGGTCCTCAAGGACCTGGTTCATGGGCGTAGGCGGCACGCCCGCCTCCTGCATCTTCACCTTCACTCGGGTCTGGAGGCCCGTGCCGTGGTTCTCAGGCAGGTCAGGATTGTCGTTGACGACGGCCATCAGGACCATCGCGTTGTCGGGCAAACTCTGGATGCGCTGAAGGTCAGCTCGGGTAATCACGGTCGCTCCTTTCCCCCGCCATTGTTGGAAAGTGAGCCTCCGTCAGGGGACGGGTTTGCTGAAGTTCGGTTTACATTTCCCGGGCCTGCCCGTCTTTCCGGCCCCCGGTGGCCTCTCCCCGCGGTGTAGGCTGCGGGCATGACCCGGCCTGAATCTCCCCTCAAGGACGCCGTCTGGCTGCTCGCCCATCTGCAAGACCCACAGTTGCGGGTCCTGGACTGCCGGTACGCGCTGACAGACCCTTTGGTGGGCCGCATCGCCTACCTCGAGGGGCACGTGCCAGGTGCGGTCTACGCGGATCTAGAAACGGACCTCAGCGGTCCGGTTCGGCCAGACGGTGGGGGCGGACGGCATCCACTGCCTGACCCCCAGGTGCTGGCGAATTGGCTGGGCAGCGTGGGGATCGGGAATGACAGCGTGGTCATCGCGTATGACGACCCCAGTGGTGGGCAGGGCTTCTATGCCACCCGGGCCTGGTGGCTGCTGCGTTGGTTGGGGCACCGGCAGGTCTACGTGCTCGACGGGGGATGGCCCGCCTTCCTGAGGGCGGGGGGAGAGCCCAGCACCGCCGAGCCGACCTTCGCCCCCACGACCTTCACGCCGGAGGTGCAGCCCGACATGGTCGCTACTGCAGCCGACGTGGCCCAGCGGGGCGCGAACACGCTGCTGATCGATGCGCGCGCCCCGGCCCGCTACCGGGGCGACGTGGAGCCGCTCGACCGCAAGGCCGGGCATATCCCCGGTGCCCTGAACCGCGAGTGGACTGGGGCGCTTACGGAGGACGGACGCTGGCGGGACGCTGCCGCCCAGGCTGCGCGCCTGAACGTGGGAGACGCCGCCACCATCACCTACTGCGGGAGTGGCGTGAGCGCTACCCCGAACCTGCTCGCCCGGGAACTCGCCGGAGTTCCCCTGGGGCCGCACAACCGCCTCTACGCCGGGTCGTGGAGCGACTGGATCAGCGACGACACCAGGCCGGTGGCGACGGGTGAGGCGCCGTAACGCCCGCTTTCTTAGCGTGTGCCGCTGTACCCCCCGGAACAGGCCGCGCCGCGCTCGGGTGCGGTCGGTCCCTGCTCGTACTTGTCGAGGAAGGCTTTGAGGCGCTCGTCGGTCGGGCTCTCCACCGCGAGCTGCGCGTTCCAGGCGCTCGCCACAACCGGGGAGGGCAGCCCCTCGTAGGGGCTCAGGATGGTGTAGGGCCGCCCGTCCACAAGCGCCTTGAGGGCCGCGACCCCCTCCGGAGCGAGGTCGGGGCGGTAGGTGATCCACACGGCCCCGTGTTCCAGACTGTGCACCGCGTACTCGTTGTACAGGGGTTGGTCATAGACGCCGCAGTTCTGCCACAGGGTGTTGTGTGCTCCACCGGCGGGCGGGTTCTCGGCATACACCAGCGAGCCGGGCCGGTGGTCACCCCCCTGGTAGTCAAAGGTCTGAACGCCCTCAATGCCCTTCTGGGCACAGGCCGCGAGCGCGAGGGACAGCAGGGGAAGGAGGAGAAGACGCTTCATCAGTCCTCAGGCTAAAGGCTGCGCGTGAAAAACATGTCCTTTCCCACGCCCCAGCGTGGAAGGCTGAGGCATGAGCGCCCTTCCTCGCCTGGCCGCCCTCCACCAGCCCATCATCTTCGTAGACACCGAGACGGGCGGGCGTGACCCGGCGCGGCATCCACTCCTCACCGTCGGGCTGGTCACCCTCACGCCGCAGGGTGAGGTCACGCGGCCCCTGCACCTGCGGGTACGGCACGAGCAGTACGACGTGGAGGCGGACGCCATGGCCGTCAACGGGATCGACCTCACGGCGCACCACAGCGGGGCGCAGCCGCCCGAGCAGGTGGCGGAGGCCATCCGCACCTATGCCCGCGAGGTTGGGCGAGTGATGCTGGGCGGGCACAACCTGCATTTCGATCTGGGCTTTCTGCGCCCGTTGCTGCCGGACCTGAACAGCGTGTTTCGGCGGGGGCGGGTGGACACCAAACTCACGGCCCAGTTCCTGATTCACGCGGGGCTCCTTCCGCGCCAGGTGGGAACGCCGCTCGATCAGCTCGCGGCGCACTTCGGCCTGACGTACCGCGCCCACGACGCACTGGAGGACGCGGCGGTAACGGCCCGGGTCTACGCGGAACTCCTGCGGGTAACACTGCGCTGAAAAGAAGGCTACTCTCCCCCCGCCCGCTCCTGGGCGTCACCGTCCCTGTGGGGCAAACCGGGCGGGCGCCCACCAGGGAAAGCCGCACTCAGGAGATCCACCTCCTGACGGTCAGGCACGATGTTGCCGGTCAGACCGCGCGCGGCCAGGACGGGCAAAAAGGCCTCCATCACGTGCGGCTCGCCGTGGACAAGCCACACGCGGGGCGTGCCGGTGGTGGCGAGAAAGGCGAGCAGGTCATCTTGGTCGGCGTGTGCCGAGAAACCGCCGATGGTGTGCACCTGAGCACGCACCAGGACCTCCTCACCCAGGATGCGCACACGGTCGGCTCCGGCCACAATGCGGCCCCCTAGGCTGCCGGGAGACTGGTAACTCACGATGATCAGGCTGGTGCTCGGCTTCCAGAGGTGGTGCTTGAGGTGGTGCTGAATCCGGCCGCCGGTCATCATGCCGTTTCCGGCCAGGATGATGGCGGGGCCGTCGTAGCGGTTGAGGCGTTGCGACTCGGCACTGGTCGGCACCACGTGCAGCGTGGAGGGCCAGAAGGGATCCTCACCGCCCTGCAGGGCCTCGCGGATGGGCGGGATCAGCTCGTCGCCGAACTCGAAATACTCGGAGGTGGCGCGGGTGGCCATGGGAGAGTCGAGGAAGATGGGAATGCGCGGCACCTCGCCCGCGTCCATCAGGTTCTTGAGGGTGTACAGGATGAACTGCGCCCGCTCGATGGCAAAGGTGGGAATCAGGATCTTGCCACCCGCACGAACACTCGCGCAGAGGGCCTCGCGAAACTCCGCCAGGGTGGCGGCAAGAGAGCGGTGAGTGCGGTCGGCGTAGGTCGATTCGATCACCACGGCGTCCGCGGGGGGCGGGGGCGTGAAGTCGAGCTGCAGGCCGCTCTCGCGGTTGCCCAGGTCGCCCGAAAAGATCACCCGTTCCCCATCCGCCTCGATGAGGAGGTAGGCGCTGCCCAGGATATGTCCAGCCCGCTGCGGCGTGACGCGTAGGGGTCCGGCGCGCAGGGTTTCCCCAAAGTCCAGCCGGGGCCGCATCAGCGCGAGCGTACGGTGAACGTCCTCCTCCTCGTAGAGCGGCTCTTGCACCTCCGCTTCGCGGCCCACGCGGCGAGCCTTGCGCAGGTCCTGGCGAAAGCCCTCCACCTGAAGGCGAGCAGAGTCGAGCAGCACCGTCTCGGCTAGGGCTGCGGTGGGCGGCGTACAGAGAATCGGGCCGCGGTACCCCCGCCTCACCAGCAGCGGCAGCCGCCCGATGTGGTCGAGATGTGCGTGCGTGACGATCACTGCGGCGAGATCGGAAGGATCGAAGGGAAAGGCTTCGCGGTTGCGGGCCTCGAGCTCCTCACCGCCCTGAAAGAGGCCACAGTCGATCAGAACCGGACCGCCGCGGGAACTCAGCAGGTGGGCGCTTCCCGTCACGGTGAGGGCCGCCCCCAGACTCTGAAGGTGCATGGGGCAGTCTGACCCCTCGCCCGGCTTCGGCGCAACTTTACCCGCCCTTCAGACAGAGGCCGGACACCGGGGGATGAGGTGTACGTTCAGCACATGACAGACCCCCTGATCTTCCGGGCTGAAAGCGGCCCAAACGAGAACGGCGCGGCGACGTCTTTTGGACGCGTCGCCGTGGGCGTCGATTTCTCACCCGCGTCCCTGCACGCGCTCGAGGTGGCCCGGACTCGCTTTCCCGGGGCGCAGCTGTGTCTGATTCACGTCACTGACGCCCGCGTGACCGCCACACCCGACCTGGGGGGCGGCCTGGTGCCTGCTGCCCTTGACCCCAACCTGCTTCAGACCCTCGAGAACGCCGACGCCAGCCGCCTGAGCGAAGTGGCCCGCGAGGGGGAAGAGACCGAACTGCTCGTGGGCGACCCGGTGACCGGCATCCTGGACGCCGCAGAACGCTGGGGAGCCGAACTGATCGTGGTGGGCACACACTCGCAGGGCGCCCTCGAACACTTTTTCGTAGGAAGCAGCGCCGAGAAGCTGGTGGCGCGCAGCCCGGTCCCGGTTCTGACGGTGCGCCTGCCGGGGGAGCGGCGGTAAGGTGGGGGCTGGTCCGGGCGAGCGCCGGAGGGCTCTGCGAGACGGGAGGGCGGCAAGCCCAGCTTAGGGGCTCGAAGAGGTGGGGGCTGGGCTCGTCTCGCCGTCCTGAAACTCGCCGGTGATGGTGCTGCCCTCGCCGGCGCGGGCCACGACCTCGTTGCGGTCGAGGTCGTAGAGCAGCACCTGGGCGCGCAGGACGTCACCGCCCTGACGGCTCTCGGCAGGCTGCTCCGGAGTCCCGATCAGGCGCGCGGTGTTTGCCTGGTCGTCGTATTCAACGCGGGCTGCTCGGCTGACCCGTCCGCCCTGGCTGTTGAGCACCACGTTGCCGACAAGCACCGTCTGTTCCTCGTCCACGTTCACCTCGATGCGCTCGCTGGTGCCGGTGAGCGGGCCATCCTCGGACGGGCGGCGAAAGGAAATCGGCCCATCGATGCGGGCGATGCCGTCCGTCTCGTCGTAAACGAGTTTCTGGCCCCGAAGCTCCGTGCGGCCCTGGGTCACCAGCACCGTGTCCGGCGCGGGTTGGGGCGTGACCTCGACCGCACAGCGGCTCAGGCGATCGGTTTTGCCCTCGGGTACGGCGTCGAGAAAACGGGCGCTTCCGGCACTCGCCTCCACCCGGCCGTCACTCCCCTCGCCCTCCTCGGTGGGGCGCTGGGTGACCACGGCAAGGGGCACCCGAATCACGTTCTTGTCGATGGTGATGCGCACGCCACCCGGCCCCGACTCGCTGAAGACGGCCACGTTGGGCGCGTTCTCCGGTTCATCCTCCTGGGGTCCGCAGATGGTGAAGATGCCCGTCTCGTCGCTTGTCCCGGTGCGGACGATGCGAATCCGGCGCTCCTCGCCGTCCTCCCCCCGGCGAACAAGCTCGATGACCGCGTTCTCGGTCTCGTTGCCTTCGGCGGGCGTCTCCTGGGCGAGCACCCAGGCGGGCAGAGCCGCTCCCAGCGCGAGGGTCAGCGTCAAGGCTGCGAGTCGCCGCATCCTCTGAGTCTACCGAACGGGGGGGTGAGGCGGATGGAGAGCCATAAACCTGCCCAAAGATACCCTCACAGGGAAGCGCCCCTCACTTCTCACCGCGCAGCTTGAACTGCTCGGTAGGAATCTTGTAGGCCGTATTGAGGGCGCGCACGCGGGCCAGGTCGGTGCGCTGTTCCAGGGCACCGCTTGCGGGCGCCCGCACAGTCACCCGGGTCTTGCTGTCCACGCTCACGGCGTTCCCGACCACATAGGCCACATTCTTCTTGTCGTCGTAGTACACCGCGTCGCCGGTGGTGGTGAGGCTGCCCTGCACCAGTCGCACGCCGCCGCGCACGTACAGGAGCTTCTCGCCGGTGCGGGCGCGAACCTCCTGGCCGCTGATCGTGAGTTCCTTCTGGTTGCCCTTGGCGGCGCGGGTCAGGGTGGGACTGCCGGTGAGCTGGGCAAGCTCCTGGTCCTCGTCAAACACCAGCCGCTCGGCCCGGCCGCTCTGGTTGCCGTTCGTCAGGCGGACATTCCCAGTGCTGGTCGACAGGTTGTTGTCCACGTCCAGGCTCATCTGACCTGCGCTGATGGTCACCGTGTCCCCGTTCGAGCGGTCCTCGGGGACAAAGGTCGCGGTGGGGTTCACGCTGAGAACCCCCTGGCCGGACGCCTCGCTGTAGGTGAGCTTGCCGCCCTTCGCGGTGAGGCGACCCCGCGTGACCACCACACCGTCCGTGAAGTTGGCGGTGCGTTTGCCCTTGGCGTTCGTGAGGGGCATTCCGGCGGGTGCCGCCAGGGTCGCCTGTGCCGCCTGAATCTGGAGGGTACTGACGGTCGCCTTGACCGGACTGCCGGTGAAGGTGAGGGGGCCGTTGCGCAGGTCACCGCGCGGGGCGCCCTGGATGTTGATGATGCGGTTTTCCGCGGCGGTCTGCGCGAGGACAGTCGTGGCGGTGAGGGCGGTGATCAGGGCCAGTTGTTTGCTGTTCATGTCAGGTCTCCTTGGCAGGGCTGCCGAGCGGCACTCGTTTCCCGTTTTCACACGTCTCGGTGGCGTCGGGATTCCAGCCCAGGGTGGAATCCTCGCCGCTGTCCTCGACGTTGAAGTCAAAGGTCATGCGCATCCGAGTCACCCGGCCCGTCAGCGAGGGCGAATCGACCTCGGCCACGGGCGCGCTGAAGCCGTACCCCTGCTCGACCCGCACGGGCTGCTCCTCGGTGCCGCGCAGGTCGATGTCTGCACACTGCTGCACCAGGGTGATGCTCGCCTGACGGGTGAGCATGTTGTCCTGCGCGTCGATGGTCAGATCAGAGGTGCGCAGGGTGGCGTCCAGCACGGGGGGACTTCCGGGTTGCCTGATCCAGCGGCCCCCATTCGAAAGCCCAGTGAGGCGCGTCTCGCCCCGGAGGGGATCATTCGTGACGTGGGCGGCCCGGAAGCGCCACACGGCGTCCGCGTCCCGCGCCGGATAGAGCGAGAGAGAGACGCCCTCCAGGGTAGCGCCCGTTCGTGCCGCATTCGAAGGGGGAGCCGGCAACAGCGCGAACACCACCGTGAAGATTCCCAGCGCGAGTAGCGCGTACACCCCGGCTTTCAGCACGGGCGCACTCTAGCGCGAGGGCCTCATGAGAGTGATGGGCGGGGGCTGACAGCGGTGAGGGCAGAGCGCCGGCAGCCAGGGGTCCGCTCAAGCTTTTCTGTCTTTGCCTCCCTTCCACGCACCCCTTACCCTCTTTCCCATGATCGACACCCACTGCCACCTCGACTATCTCGACGACCCGGCCTCCGCCCGCGGAGAGCTGGGCCTGAGCGGGATGGTCTGTATCGGGGCGAGCCCTGAGCACGCGCGAAACGCGGTCGCGCTTGCCGAACGCTTTGAGGACGTGTGGGCGACGGTAGGCCTGCACCCGACCGATACGGGAGAAGACAGCGCGCAGGCACGAGCAGAGATCGAGGCTCTGGCGCGTCATCCACGCGTGGTCGGCATCGGGGAAAGCGGCCTGGACGACTACTGGGACGAGACAAAAAGGGCGGCCCAGGTCGCGGCTTTCGAGTGGCAGCTCGACCTCGCGCGGCGCAGCGGGAAGCCCCTGGTCCTCCATGTGCGCGACAAACCGGGGCAGGACTCGGCACACCGGGGCGTGATGGACGTGCTTTCGGCGTGGCCGGACGTGCCGGTGATTCTGCACTGCTTCAGCGGCCATCCCGGTCTCCTCGCCTGCGGCCTGGAGCGGGGGGCATTCTTTGGGTTTGCGGGCAACACGACGTACAAGAACGCCCAAGAGATTCAGGCGGCAGCGCGGCAGGTCCCGCAAGACCGCCTGCTGCTGGAGACGGACGCGCCCTTTCTCGCACCCGTACCGCGGCGCGGCCAGCCCAACCGCCCCGGCTACGTGCGCTATACGCTGGACTTCATCGCGGGGCTGCGCGGGATAGAGGCGGCAGCCTTGGAAAGGATCACGGACGAGAACGCCCGCCGGATCTACCGGCTACCGGGCGAGTCACGGCCGGGGCCTGAGGCAGAAGGCGATGACCCAAGGTGAGCCCAGACCACGGCACCAGCGAGCAACCCTGCTCACCCTAACGGAGGGCCGAGGGGTCGGCTATGTGCTTGACGGGGTGGCCTACGGGGTGGTGTGGCCGCCACCGCGCTGGCCCACGCTGGAGGAGGCGCGCCAGGTGGCCCTACGCCACGCAGCGCACCTGGAGCTGCTGGAGCTCACGGCGGGAGGCAGCGCCCAACGGGCACGCCAGGCAGCGCAGCTTGCCCTGGCCCTGTGCCGTCTGGCCGAGGGGCATGCCCTCACCGAAACGGAGCTTCAGACCGTGCGGCAGGAACACGGTGCTCCTACGGGCGAGGCCGTTCTCCACGCGGACGGGAGCGCCGACAAACAGGGCGGCCGCCTCAGCGTGGGCTACACCCTCAACGGCAGGCCTTACCAGACCTTTTTCCTGCACGAGCGGGGGCATGAACACCTTGCCGAACGCGAGGCGATCCGGCTTGCCCTCACACATGCGTGGCTGCTGGGCTACGCGCGGTTTCGCGTTCGCAGTGACCACCGCTTTCATGTTCGGCGCTACGCCGAGCACCTCGTGCACCGGGGACGGCGCAAGTCCACCTCGCTGGAACGGCTCGACGCTCTGGTCGAGGCGCTGGGAAGCGCCGTGCACTTTGAATACCTGGACACCCAAGCCACCGATGCCCCACATCGCCTGGCGGTGCATGCCCGCGCCCTGCACCGGCTGGCGCTGGGGGAGCCACTCACGCGCGCGCAGGAGGTCGCGCTGCGGCGGGTGCACTTCGCCCTGAAGGCGGGGGGAGCGGCGCCGTACTGAGCTGGGGCACAGCTCCTTCAACCAGGGCAAGGCCCCCCCAAGAATGACGGCCCACTGAAGCAAAGCCTCATTCATTCCCGGGCAAAGCCTCCTAGCTTCAGGGTGGATAGCTCCTCACACCTGCTATCCGAGAGGCGATGAATCCCGGTTCCTGATACGGGCACCTGGAACGGGAGGAGCCAGTGGTGCGACCGGCTCGGAACACGTGCGTAGCCACGTGTCGAATTCTCCTTCTGACGGAAGCCCCCAGGGGAGGCGCCGATAGGGCTGCCCTCTTCCGTCCCCCACAGGCGGGAGGTGAGACGCTGAGCATCAGAGAGTTCAGGAAACTCCAGAACTCCGCGCTGACCGGCACAACAGAGCAGCACTCAGCCACACGACGTTCCCTCAGCCCTGACGGCACCCGCCGCCAGAACGCGGTTTTGTTCCCTTTGCAAAGGAGAACCCCATGCCGTTGTTTCCCCTTTTGTCTGGTCTCTCTGGTCGCCTGGCTGCCACAACCCTCCTGACAGCCGCCCTGCTGGTGGGGTGCAGCACAGGACCCAGTCAGCCTGCTCCAGGACCGGGTCAGCCCCCCGGTGCCGGAGACACCATCCAACCTACCCTGACCCTCACTTCCCCTGCCGACAACAGCAGCGCCAGCGGCAGCCTCCTGCTTCAGGGTGAGGTCAGCGACCAGGGTGGCCTCGCCCGCCTCACCTACCGCTTTAACAACGGCAACGAGCAGGCGCTGACCCTTCCAGCGGACGGCAAGATCAACACCGTGCTGTGCCTGTGCGGCCTCCAGCCGGGGACGTACACGCTGACCGTCACGGCCTATGACACCGCCGGAAACTCGACCCAGGTGACCCGCACTGTCACCGTTTTGCCTTTGCCGGGGGGCGGCACCGCGGACACCACGGCCCCGACCTTCACCCTGACGGCCCCCACCAACGGCGCGAGCGTTCCCTCGCCCGTGCGTGTGACCGGCACGGCCAGCGACAACCAGACCATTGCCCGCATCACCTACCAGCTCGACGGCGCGGCCGAAATCGACCTTCCCGTGACGCCCGGTCCGACCGTCAACCTCGACGTCACCCTGCCGAACATCACGGCGGGAACGCACACGCTGACCGTGCGTGCCTACGACGCCGCCGGCAACCGCTCCGAGGCCGCCAGCGCGAGCTTCACGGTGACAGGGACCAGCGGGGACACCGTAGCCCCCACCGTCACCATCACCGCGCCGACGAACGGGGCTACGGTGCCTCTCCCCGTCCGTAT is from Deinococcus sp. YIM 77859 and encodes:
- a CDS encoding AMP-binding protein — protein: MKTPLTPLDLVRRGLKLYPERTAVVQPGGPRFTYREWGERIYRLARAVGAAVPSGSRVAVLSPNTHQGLLTYAGVPWSGNVLVPLNTRLVSEEYAFQLRHARVSLVLADCTLAPRVEQVCRDLGVPLWVMEEGGEFEARLQAQDASPLPYAVPDEDDVITINYTSGTTSSPKGVMLTHRNTLLNAVETLYYLHFAGDSVYLHTLPDFHANGWGGVWSPFGVGATHVTLPAVRGETIHDAIHTYGVTHLAAAPTVLSMITDPATARRTPRPVRVATAGSPPHARTIADMSALGFDVVQVYGLTETSPLITVAELSDAERALPIPERAALIAKQGFEMLLAGEVEVMTPELTPIPHDGQTLGEIMVRGNLVMKGYLDNPEATEKAFEGGWFHTGDVAVVHPNGRIEIRDRNKDVIISGGENISSVEVEGVLYAHPAVREAVVVAHPDEKWGEVPCAFIALHAGQQASPEELTAHVRQHLAGYKVPKHYIFRDDLPKTASGKFQKFLLRKELWEGRERAVN
- the rny gene encoding ribonuclease Y, with amino-acid sequence MIIVYVILALLAGLAGGFLRGQSRGRQQRAAIDDQLQQAAQAEAQRLRAEAEQDVRLLREQAERQAAQQLQAAARRLQEADERERQTTLQLEAEREQLQLLRRQIEAERTRALQDAAREREALNAERQETRREREELKREIERLNRRAEQLDARGDKLDALEERLEGQLRALQAQEAELAERARQTELKRYEVAGLTKEAARAQILEQLDAELEEEKAIRVRAMTERATADAKRAARELIAQAIQRSASETSTQLSVSVVPIPNDAMKGRLIGREGRNIRAFEALTGVDLIIDDTPEAVILSSFNPLRREVARHVLEALVADGRIHPTRIEEMVHKAQDEMKTFIHTQGEEAAIEAGVVGLKPGLVQLLGRMYFRSSYGQNVLKHSVQVAHLTGIMADELGLDAALARRAGLMHDIGKSIDREIEGTHVEIGIHLARRFGEPPEVIDAIAHHHDPENGETLYSVLVAAADAISAARPGARREELEAYVRRLEQLEQIAVSFPGVQQAYAIQAGREVRVIVQPDKVTDAQATLLAREIAGRVEQDMEYPGQVQVTVVRESRATGLAR
- a CDS encoding sulfurtransferase; protein product: MTRPESPLKDAVWLLAHLQDPQLRVLDCRYALTDPLVGRIAYLEGHVPGAVYADLETDLSGPVRPDGGGGRHPLPDPQVLANWLGSVGIGNDSVVIAYDDPSGGQGFYATRAWWLLRWLGHRQVYVLDGGWPAFLRAGGEPSTAEPTFAPTTFTPEVQPDMVATAADVAQRGANTLLIDARAPARYRGDVEPLDRKAGHIPGALNREWTGALTEDGRWRDAAAQAARLNVGDAATITYCGSGVSATPNLLARELAGVPLGPHNRLYAGSWSDWISDDTRPVATGEAP
- a CDS encoding DUF3105 domain-containing protein, yielding MKRLLLLPLLSLALAACAQKGIEGVQTFDYQGGDHRPGSLVYAENPPAGGAHNTLWQNCGVYDQPLYNEYAVHSLEHGAVWITYRPDLAPEGVAALKALVDGRPYTILSPYEGLPSPVVASAWNAQLAVESPTDERLKAFLDKYEQGPTAPERGAACSGGYSGTR
- a CDS encoding 3'-5' exonuclease; this encodes MSALPRLAALHQPIIFVDTETGGRDPARHPLLTVGLVTLTPQGEVTRPLHLRVRHEQYDVEADAMAVNGIDLTAHHSGAQPPEQVAEAIRTYAREVGRVMLGGHNLHFDLGFLRPLLPDLNSVFRRGRVDTKLTAQFLIHAGLLPRQVGTPLDQLAAHFGLTYRAHDALEDAAVTARVYAELLRVTLR